One stretch of Deltaproteobacteria bacterium DNA includes these proteins:
- a CDS encoding 2-oxoacid:acceptor oxidoreductase family protein → MEREIIFTGIGGQGIQLMAKVLAQAAATEGKHAMLFGVYGGAMRGSASESTLVIGADEIQAPPIVPQCWSVVAMHPKSLATLMPKLRSDGQLFLNQTLVPEVSGANVPSVAIPATRLAEQAGSMMGAGMIMLGAFAEHTRLVGVENLVTAMRASLPAHRQQLADKNAQLLIVGANYASAESRLTTHDSRA, encoded by the coding sequence ATGGAGCGCGAGATCATCTTCACCGGCATCGGCGGTCAAGGCATTCAACTGATGGCGAAGGTGCTGGCACAAGCCGCGGCGACAGAAGGGAAGCACGCGATGCTCTTCGGCGTCTACGGTGGGGCGATGCGCGGCAGCGCGAGCGAATCGACACTGGTCATCGGTGCTGATGAGATCCAAGCGCCGCCAATCGTCCCACAGTGCTGGAGCGTGGTGGCCATGCATCCGAAGTCGCTGGCGACGCTGATGCCCAAGCTACGATCCGACGGCCAGCTTTTTCTCAATCAAACATTGGTGCCGGAGGTTTCCGGCGCCAATGTCCCGAGCGTGGCGATACCGGCGACGCGGTTGGCCGAACAGGCGGGGAGTATGATGGGTGCGGGAATGATTATGCTGGGGGCGTTCGCTGAGCATACGCGATTGGTCGGCGTCGAGAACCTAGTTACAGCAATGCGCGCGTCGCTACCGGCGCATCGCCAGCAGCTCGCTGACAAGAACGCGCAACTCCTCATCGTCGGCGCCAACTACGCAAGTGCCGAGTCACGACTCACGACTCACGACTCACGAGCATGA